The sequence ATTTTCAAGCTTTTGCTGCAAAGTATATCATTAGCTACTTGCAATACCACGGTAAGGAAATGAATGACTCATGCATTAAAATGCTCAAATTTCATAACACATCAGCTGCAATGAGATAAAGGACATGCTTTTCCAATCCAAGGCAGACAGCTGTGCATCCATTCTGCCTCTGATTTAAAAGCTGGCTGAATGCAAGTAATATTTTGATGTGATGCTAAACCCAAACTAATTCCCCCTTTCTCTCAGAAGTGCACATTCACTCATGTGCAGTGCAATTATAATCCAGCCATATGGCTCCCAAActggagctggctctgatcCAGGCAGCTCGGAGCACAGGTGTGACTGTCTGTACCTGAGAGATAAGCATTAGTTCTGGGAAGTTTCATGCGTGGCTAAATGGTTGTGATTttaggaagagagagagagggaatgTCTTGTACAGACACCAGCTAGCTGTAGCTAAAATTCTTCGGTAGGATCTGTCAGCGGAAACTTGATCAATGCTCTGGATTTCTGTTTGGTGAAGagcaaaatatttccattttaacaaGGTTTTTTATGAATAGGTTCTGActtaatatatacaaatgtACAATATACAATAGATACTATAAAGAAGCGTACAATGCTTTCTATTAAGTCTTTGATTTCTCTAGCAACTTGGTGTGTGATAGAGTGGAGATTCACTGGCTAATTGATATGTATAAATTAGTCCAGATATCATTTGATTCTTTAGAGTGTACATTTAGAAAACCTGTAATTATTCACATTGCAATTTTAATAAGAGTTTGTTACTGTCATCCCCCTTCAGCAATTAAAAAGAAGTCTCAGGGAGAGGCTTTGCTGAAAATACTTTAATTACAGTCTGAGTTATTTTCCCACATCACGGAAGCAAAACATGCTGTACAGTCCTTACAGCCTTCTCCCTATTTCCTCTGCTTTATTGCTTTCCATGCAACTCAAGAAACATAAATccttagaatttatttttctgctttgtttctgcaaaGGCATTACACTCCTCATCCAACTTAAGGATATCATGGAAAAAGTAGATCAAAGCAGGGTTGTATTACaattttcttgctgctgttctttcaaAGATCCCATTTCAGCAGCATATGACTAAAGCAGGGTTTTGAGGTATTCTGGTCACTTCATAGGGATTTCCAAAAGCACATGGTCATGAAATGTACTTAACTTGCTTcatatggaaataaaattatatttaaattataCCAGTACTCTTGAAAAGTTTTCTAGCCCATGTAACTGGTTATCCTTTAACACATATGTAGGTGTGCTTGAAGACTTCCCTAAACAAAACTAGCATCAGTGGGCAACGCTTTGGTTATTTTCAGTCATTTAGATCCTCAGCAGAATCCATGCTACATAGtgatctatttattttcatacattCCCTTTAAAAAAGATGTCTGAGGGGATCAGAGCTGAGGGAAGGATTTTGTAATCTCGTGCtccttctctctgtttttacaTGTTGAAGTCCTCTCTCTGCAATAGATCCAAAAGGCCTCATTTGAAGATAGTTACGAAAAACAGATCTGTAGAGATGAGCTTAGATAATGTAACTAGTTACAGAAAGTCAGAAGGTTTACTTTTGTATAAAACAGTTGTGACTATTTCTTGGCTTAACCTCTGTTCTGGAGAGCCATGTTTTTATGAGGAATTGGAAGATTTGGCCGCGGCTGTGATGTGTTTGAACCATTAAAGCAGCTTGCAGTGAAGTACAGagattaaatatttctaaactgAAGCTACAAGCAAACAGTTTATAGCTTCATCTGTGAGGAAGGTGCTTTCTGTGTCCAGTAAGACTTGTTCTCTAAATCAGCAAGAGTGCAGCAGTGGGGATTTGCCAGAAGATGTCTATGCAAGTATAAGAAACAGAGATTGTGATAGAAGTAGATACAGGGTGTAGTATTGCAAATTATTGGTGAATCGCAAAACTGATCAATAAAGATCTCTAGAACAGCATTCATCTGGTCTACCTTACATGCTGTGAAATCTTTATATCAAACAAGTTAGTTGCATTCCTTGAGTGGAAGGAAGGAGGACCCTCAAGAAGGCCCCTCATGGTCAGCAAAAAACACATTGCCCTCCTGTCTCACCCATCTTCTCAGCTGAGGAAGCCTCGACACTCAGGTTTCAAATAACCCCCACCCGAGGTGTGCGGCTGTTGATTGTGTCTCTGTTCCAATCAGCCTTgagttgttttctctgtttccagTAAATGGAGagttattttcaggaaaagcCATGAACACTCAAGTCAAATAAAACCAATATGAAGTGGGAAATCCTCACTTTTTCACCATAAACACTGAAGTGGTGAAGTTGGAAGCAAAATGAATTGAATTTGCAGGGCTTGAGAAGTCAGGATTAGGCCTTTATGCATATTCGTGCTCAGCCTGTGGCTGTGTTGCTACTGTTCAGTTTTTAGGACATTCACTTTAGGGTCTCTTTTTTGAAATGGTTCTAATGAAGTTTtacaagctggaaaaaaaaatagaaagacaatATGTTGCATGTaagggaattatttttaaaaattgctcaTTTCTAATGGCTGCTTTCCTTTTACAGCTACTTGCAGAGGACTGGCCCTTTGGTGTGGAAATGTGTAAATTAGTGCCCTTCATTCAAAAAGCATCAGTGGGCATCACAGTGTTGAGTTTGTGTGCCCTCAGTATAGACAGGTGAGACCCATTTTTCCCTCAAACTCTGTACTCTCTTAAATAAGGGCATTGCCCCAAATTCTCTTTTCCATTCAATTAAGAAGCTGAGTTTAAAAGCCAGTTAAACCAGAcagcttcttttgtttctttgtgcttttaatCTGCAAACGTATGCTGTTACTTCAGGTACAGAGCAGTTGCTTCTTGGAGTCGAATTAAAGGAATTGGAGTGCCAAAGTGGACTGCTGTTGAAATTGTACTCATCTGGGTTATATCAGTGGTATTGGCTGTTCCTGAAGCTATTGCATTTGACATGATAACAATGGAGTACAGGGGAAAGGATCTCAGAATCTGCCTGCTTCACCCCACACAGAAAACATCCTTTATGATGGTAAGACACCAAAGTTGGTATCACAGCTCTCTGGAACAGCTGCTTCAACCTCCCCAGTGTTCTGTGGATCACAGTGTTCACAAGTGTATGAGAAATGCATCTGAACATGTTCCGATGAAATACTGGCAAATTTCTGAAGTATGTTAGCTAAATAAGCACCTTCAGAAGACTATCTTTTTGTGAGTTGAGGGCACATTGCTTTCTTGTCCTGTTTTCTCAGCTGTAACATACACCTTATATAGATATTTTTTCAGGACAGACTGACCAATTTTTTATAGTATACTTTTCAAAATTGTCAACAGTTAACTCTtaacaatgctttttttttttctttttccctcttctagTTTTACAAGCAAGCTAAAGACTGGTGGCTgttcagcttttatttctgtttgccaCTGGCTATCACAGCACTTTTCTATACTCTCATGACCTGTGAGATGTTACGAAAGAAAAGCGGGATGCAGATTGCTTTAAATGATCACTTAAAACAGGTAAAATTTATCCCTGACAACTTTGTTGACTTTACTGCCACATCATTGTCTTACTCTTTTATGACAACTTCAAGATAACTACTAAGGAGTACTTCATAGCAGTGGTGCTAATAAACTCATGTATGTATCAAAGCGATTAGAAACCTAAGTTCAGTGATGATCGCAAGACAGTTGTTCTTATCTGCTGTCAATACTCCAGATTTTATAGGCTTATTTCTTTGTAATAATGAGAGCTGGGTATTTTGTGATTAAAACTAAGGTCATCCCATGATATTGAAACTGGTTAATTTCATGCCAAACTGTAGTAAGGTTATCAGTATCAGAACAAAACACATTACAGAATACACTCCAAGTTAGTAGTGTATCAGACGGAAATATCATGTGTCATGAATGGAATTCTAAAAACAGATAATTAATTTACATTTGTACTGTAAATTATACTTGTGATCCATGCTTTTCTAATAGCTAATTTTGCATGCTAATTTGCAATGGTGGTGTAAATAAGCATGATCTTCTTACCTTGATAAAGCTATAATTTCAATCTCTTAGAACCATGAATGGAAGAACTGAGATCAAAGTGCAAGAAAATGCAGTTGAAAACTAGCTGGCCTTTGAAAGTGGTTGAGCTGATGACTATCTTCctcattttgatttaaaagacTGTTTATGTCTGTGATTTTTCATATCATTACTCATACTTCAGTAAATTAGAGATACAGAGAATTGGTGCAAGACATctaaaacaacaaagaacatTAAGTACATattccaagaaaataaagtacTCTGATGTTCTCATAACTCCTATTTTTAtagggattttattttattaaacattTGGATATTAGAAGGGAACAACCATCAAGAGAGACACAGAAACTACAGCGATGTTCTTtccaattttcattttcagagacgCGAGGTGGCCAAGACTGTGTTCTGCCTGGTACTTGTTTTTGCCTTGTGTTGGCTTCCACTTCATTTAAGCAGAATATTGAAACTCACTATTTATGATCAAAAGGACCCCAATAGATGTGAACTTTTAAGGTGAGACtacacaaataaaatatatatgtgctGCTGACATTCTCCATAAGGATATTTGGATTTCCCAATTAATTAACTTGTTCTGTATGTCTGaagttttctcttcttccttatCTAGAACATTCGTGTTTCACTCCATTAACAGTTGGGAAACTAAGAGGAAGACCACAAACAGAGGGCTTCTATCCTGTTTGTCCAGTCTTTTCCCGATCCCTTTTGGGGATCTCATTCTATGTAGTGACATTATGTGGATGTGGGGGAAATTCTGTCcctattttccattttgactGAATAGATAGGATTAAATCTGTGAAGAAAACATTGGGAATATTTCCTCCCAGAAGTTAAGGCAACTGGATCTTTTGAAATTACTTTCATGAGAATGGTCTGCTGATTCAAACTTTGTCATTAAGCACAATCGTTACCTGCATGAGTTAATACTATTGACAGAGGTCCCTTTACtatcacatttcttctttgttgaGTATAGTGGAAAACAGTCTTCATAACTGTAaacattttacaagaaaattagAAGTCTCactttctttaattttcacGCAGCTTTTTCTTGTGATGGACTACATTGGCATTAACATGGCCTCATTGAATTCCTGCATCAATCCAATTGCTCTGTATTTGGTGAGCAAGAGATTCCAAAACTGCTTTAAGGTAAGAGACTAATGGGAGTTGCACCTCTGGTTAAGAAATGGTGTCACCTGTAAAATTCATTGTCTagcacacacacaaagtgtTTTAAACCTTTGTTGAAGTTTACTTTAAATTTCATTTGGATTACGGTAAGTATTCTCACCCTCTCCCTCTGAAGCTGTGTAGAAAGGTACTGAGGATTCATagagttaaaaaagaaaacaaaatagcatAACGTGTAATAAACCTTCCTAGCACCATGGTCATAAGCCTACATCATTTCCTGACTGGTCCTGGCATGCGGCCACTTTGAGAGCCCTGACAAAGCAGTCTcgggctgctctgcagagattCGTGTAGTCGTATCCTCTGCGATCCAACAGAGGGAACACACTGACCCTGTGTTCCCCAGAAACTGACTGAGCACTTGGTTCAGTAGGTGCATAGGTAACAAAGAGTGTATGAGTATTCCCTTGTCACTTTCAAATGCTAAGGGAAAGGTCTGATCTGCTAGTAGTTTTGTCTAGGCTTGTATCAATAGCCTTGGGCACTCATTCTCCACATAGGACTTCAGGCTCTGGTTTGCAGCCCTTCTCTCGTCAGTCCTGCAGCTTTACAGCCAGGCAGATCTACCGTGTCTGCTCATAAAATGTCTAGATCTGACATCCAGCAGCACTAAACATCACCGGTGTTCTTTGAGCTTTTTTGAGGCCGCTCACTGTCTTCAGACAATGAGGTTCTTATCAAGATTCTTACACTGCTGTGCAGTAGTtcttagatttttcttttgttgcaagACATTTAACAGTTGATCACTGCTAGGCCTATTACCTAGTTGTGTAAATTCTTCAGTGGCTATATTTTTCAGATACCAGTCAGGTCTACATCTAGTAGTGTAGTAGTGCAGTGATGTCTCCCTCATACTTACAACACGTTGCAAAAGCTTTAAGTGTTGACCTCATCTTCCCTGTCTACATTGCTGGCACTCTGAAGGAATAACGGGCTAAGAACACACAACAGTCAAAGCTATGAttgtgcagagagaaaaagccTGGGACAGAAACCATGTAATAACCCCTCCTGTCAGGACCATAGGAGGACTTTCAGAAGCCAGTCAGTCTGTAACACTTCAGCAAGAGGGCTGAAGTACAACTGCTACAATTTGTGTAGTTTTTTACCATTCTCCAACTtagttatctttttttccctctaaaaatGAACTAAACAGCGCTTTGCTTAAGAAGTACAGATTACTCCATAATTTTTTTACAGGAAggat is a genomic window of Meleagris gallopavo isolate NT-WF06-2002-E0010 breed Aviagen turkey brand Nicholas breeding stock chromosome 1, Turkey_5.1, whole genome shotgun sequence containing:
- the EDNRB gene encoding endothelin receptor type B gives rise to the protein MASCKRSRRLLECVDDNFLVQVLDRSTRGEALLDLLFTNAEEITEGVKQGGGGAGGGRPRSGSPPMCTGQTEIKETFKYINTVVSCLVFVLGIIGNSTLLRIIYKNKCMRNGPNILIASLALGDLLHIIIDIPISVYKLLAEDWPFGVEMCKLVPFIQKASVGITVLSLCALSIDRYRAVASWSRIKGIGVPKWTAVEIVLIWVISVVLAVPEAIAFDMITMEYRGKDLRICLLHPTQKTSFMMFYKQAKDWWLFSFYFCLPLAITALFYTLMTCEMLRKKSGMQIALNDHLKQRREVAKTVFCLVLVFALCWLPLHLSRILKLTIYDQKDPNRCELLSFFL